From a region of the Rhodococcus sp. 4CII genome:
- a CDS encoding peptidase MA family metallohydrolase has protein sequence MPAADPSSATDPTPRRQARPWERAALAGLGLAVIVVLALTGFSHTDRGAAGTLAAAPADAASRGAAVQALLDTWASAVRTNDAAALPGLMDNAAAPGFLAAETRRAANVAGVEFSDWGYEFAEGSETEGSETAVPPSLVDALGADEVWAPAVQLRYAIAGAGESPTRKPVALVVARRGDRWTLVSDNATVDGERRTWRGPWDFGPVVSRRVDTGDGKTSVVLGHPENATMVDRLADELPAAVVNATQLWGSGWAGRALVWVAGSQDEFTALVGPNHDGRDIAAVAISDAVDPDAATVSGQRIVFSPASAERLTDVTRRAILRHELTHVAARAETVDRSPMWVLEGYAEYAAYRGTGEPVRQIAPALTAQVGAEGAPTEFPDDTDFSGYGARGSVAYETAWSINAFVAEEYGESRLTELYRTLAVGEADPETVDGRLSDVLGVDAGQFRDRWTDWVRARLG, from the coding sequence GTGCCCGCAGCAGACCCGTCTTCCGCAACGGATCCGACCCCACGCCGCCAGGCGCGCCCGTGGGAGCGGGCCGCGCTGGCCGGACTCGGCCTCGCCGTAATCGTCGTCCTCGCGCTGACCGGGTTCTCGCACACCGACCGCGGCGCCGCCGGGACCCTGGCCGCCGCACCGGCCGACGCGGCGTCGCGGGGTGCGGCGGTGCAGGCGCTCCTCGACACCTGGGCGTCGGCGGTACGCACGAACGACGCGGCCGCACTGCCGGGTCTGATGGACAATGCCGCGGCACCGGGCTTCCTGGCGGCGGAGACGCGGCGCGCCGCAAATGTCGCCGGGGTGGAATTCTCGGACTGGGGTTACGAGTTCGCCGAGGGTTCCGAGACGGAGGGTTCCGAGACGGCGGTTCCCCCCAGCCTCGTGGACGCGCTCGGCGCCGACGAGGTGTGGGCGCCTGCCGTGCAGCTCCGCTACGCGATCGCGGGCGCGGGCGAGAGTCCCACCCGCAAACCGGTGGCGCTCGTCGTCGCGCGGCGCGGCGACCGCTGGACACTCGTCAGTGACAACGCCACGGTGGACGGCGAGCGCCGGACCTGGCGCGGACCGTGGGATTTCGGGCCCGTCGTGTCGCGTCGCGTCGACACCGGCGACGGGAAGACGTCGGTGGTGCTCGGACATCCGGAGAACGCCACGATGGTCGATCGGCTGGCCGACGAACTCCCGGCCGCCGTCGTCAACGCCACTCAGCTGTGGGGCTCGGGGTGGGCGGGCCGCGCGCTCGTCTGGGTCGCCGGATCCCAGGACGAGTTCACGGCGCTCGTCGGGCCGAATCACGACGGCCGCGACATCGCCGCCGTCGCGATCTCGGACGCCGTCGATCCGGACGCCGCCACGGTCTCCGGGCAACGGATCGTGTTCAGCCCGGCGTCGGCGGAGCGGTTGACCGACGTCACCCGGCGCGCGATCCTGCGGCACGAACTGACTCACGTGGCCGCACGCGCCGAGACGGTGGACCGTTCACCGATGTGGGTTCTCGAGGGCTACGCCGAGTACGCGGCATACCGGGGGACGGGCGAGCCGGTTCGGCAGATCGCGCCCGCGCTGACCGCGCAGGTGGGGGCCGAGGGCGCACCGACCGAGTTTCCCGACGACACCGACTTCTCCGGATACGGCGCACGCGGATCCGTCGCCTACGAGACGGCCTGGTCGATCAACGCATTCGTCGCCGAGGAGTACGGCGAATCGAGGCTGACGGAGTTGTACCGGACGCTGGCGGTGGGGGAGGCCGACCCGGAGACCGTGGACGGGCGCCTGTCCGACGTCCTGGGCGTCGACGCGGGACAGTTCCGGGACCGCTGGACGGACTGGGTGCGCGCCCGGCTGGGGTGA